CGAGCCACTTCGAAATACTCAAGGTATCTCCCATAATAGACATAACCCATCTGGTCCGTTTCTCCGTAACGGCTTCGAAGTTTGTGAGAATAGGTATAAAGTGGCTCGCCGGTAGGAAACAAAGAGCTATTTTTTTGAATTTTTTGCCTTGGCCTTAGCTTTTGGCTTGGATGCTTTGGCCCATTCACCCATCGCAGAATATTTCTGAATCCTGTTTTCAACCAGCTTTTCAGGTTTTTGCTTCTTAAGTCGCTTTAGAGAGTCTAAAATCTGTTTTTTTACTGATTGAGCAGATTTATCCGGGTCTCGATGCGCTCCTCCCAAAGGTTCTTTGATGATGCCGTCAATGACCTTTAGTTCTTTAAGATCTTCTGCAGTGAGTTTCAAAACTGCGGCCGCCTGTTCCTTATAATCCCAAGTCTTCCAAAGTATGGATGAGCATGATTCCGGTGAAATTACCGAATACCAGGTATTTTCCATCATAAATACCTCATTACCCATTCCGATACCGATTGCACCGCCACTGGCACCCTCGCCGATGACGACCGTTATTAATGGAACCTTCAGCATCGCCATCATCTTAAGATTTTTTGCAATGGCTTCCGCCTGCCCACGCTCCTCAGCCTCCAGCCCGGGATAGGCACCCGGTGTATCAAGCAGCGTAACAATGGGTACATCAAACTTTTCGGCCAGTTTCATCAG
This genomic interval from Halalkalibaculum roseum contains the following:
- a CDS encoding acetyl-CoA carboxylase carboxyltransferase subunit alpha — translated: MQYLEFEQPIADLEQKIKELSELSIADDEVLTPEIKRLKKRVEELRESIFSNLTRWQRVQLARHPERPYTLDYIYKITENFVELHGDRYHSDDKAIVGGFATMDGQSVMIMGHQKGRDTKSRQYRNFGMANPEGYRKAYRLMKLAEKFDVPIVTLLDTPGAYPGLEAEERGQAEAIAKNLKMMAMLKVPLITVVIGEGASGGAIGIGMGNEVFMMENTWYSVISPESCSSILWKTWDYKEQAAAVLKLTAEDLKELKVIDGIIKEPLGGAHRDPDKSAQSVKKQILDSLKRLKKQKPEKLVENRIQKYSAMGEWAKASKPKAKAKAKNSKK